The following nucleotide sequence is from Solanum dulcamara chromosome 7, daSolDulc1.2, whole genome shotgun sequence.
TATGTGTGCTTGTGTTATTTGTTGAATAGGTCATCTCTATCTGTGTATATCTACAACATTCATCTTACGGGTATGTTGGTTTTAGAGGTCCAATATACACTTCCATTTAGTGTAGAACTACAATTACTAACAAAATTCAACTCAATGGTACACAATCTTCATCTTAACAAGTAAAGTCGACCTTTAAGTTATTGATATTAAGAAGACTTTCGATGTTTCAAATTCCAGCTACCTATTATATAAGAACTCTTTGTTATATGATAAAGTTGAGAGACGTGAGTAGCATTAACTATACTAGTAAGGTTGTGCTTTCTTAAACGCGCCCattacacacaaaaaaaaaaggaagaaaaaagaagaggatgTTGGTTAGTAGGCTAACCAGGACAACATCCGTGACTCTGATGGACCTGTCACCAAATTTTGGTTTTCCATGGCACTTAGGGGAATCCATGCTACTGAAGTATCTTTAAACTTACAAGCACGGAGAAATGTGCCTAATTGTTTCTTAATTGCATCAAATCGTTCTTTGGAGTATCCCACTGTGTCCATTTTGTTAACAGCAATTATAATCTGATCCACCCCAAAGCTTTTGATAAGTTGTACATGCTCCCTCGTCTGACCTCCAGTAGAATCAATACCTGCTTCAAATGCACCTACTGAAGCATCAATTACAAGAATGGCTGCATCTGCTTGCGTAGCCCCTGATATCATATTTGGGACAAAGTCCCTGTGGCCTGGGGAATCAAGCAGAACAACACGGTAACATTTTGTCTTAAAGTAGGCAACGCCTACTGTCATAGTTATTCCCCTCTCTCTTTCTTCAGCACTCTCATCCAATGCCCAAGCATAAGCAAAAGACCCTTTTCCCTGATTGAATAGACAACAGAATTGTCATAAACTGGTAAACATTTGATTGTGCCATACAAAAAGGATGAAGAATAATCACTTGCTGCTTagcctctttttcatatttgtgCATTTCTTTATGGGATATCTGCCCCAAAAGGTGTAGCAACCTTCCTGACAGTGTTGACTTCCCAGAATCCACATGGCCAACCTACATATTGGAAAAATTGGGACTAAAACGCAGTGTAATATACATTAAATCAAGAGAATATAACGAAGGACTTACAACTGCAAGATTTAGCTGGTTGAAGTTGTCTTCTGTTTGAGGAGCCTGTACAGTTTTCTGAGGCTTGCTCTTTGAGCTTGATGTTGCACTGTCACTCTTTCCAGTAACCACACTATGAGGCTTTGATGATATAGACATATCGCTCAAGTTGCTTGTTAGACCATTATTTCCCCTAGTTTTCGAAGAAGAACCACTATCCTTCAGATCATCATGTTTAACTTTTGCTAATGATACTGAAGAGTTTGGATGCCCTTCAGCAACCAATTCCTTTTTAACTTCTGTACTCAGTTCTTTGTTATTTGATGCGATATTTAACTGTAAGATCGTGTCAGTATCAGCTGAAAGGAGAGCAACAATGCAAATAAAATATGTCAAACtctccaaaaagaaaaaatatataaaaacataAGAAAACAGTTTCATGACTGAGTGTTCAACACAAACCTAGAAAAGGGTATTCATGAACCCCTACCTAAGTTagatagaaaaaaagaaaagaaaagcagAAGTTACGTGAAAAACTCTAAATTAACAACTCCACGTGTCCAAATGAGATTGATTTAACAAGAAATTTAAGTTAGTAATACTGAGTTATTTGGCAAACCACtagaaaaatcttaaaattcCATGTATTTACTCACTCTTCCAAGGAGAAGAGTAAGAAGATTATGGTGGAGAAAAAAAGTAAGGAGCAGTAAATTATTGTAAGAACATGATTCACTCAGTGTCCAGTTGTGTTTCAAAGAGAACACCCATACACCTTTGCTCTCTCacataaatctcaaaaaataatgatttataTCTTTCTGACTAGGAGGACACTTGTAGTGACCCTCCATTGACTATTTCCAAGGCTCCTTC
It contains:
- the LOC129894202 gene encoding uncharacterized protein LOC129894202 isoform X6 — translated: MAEFLFPSLLLQKAKNAINFEAQNYSFKTEDCFNFYKPGNICGQFHDLHRAFCSQSHCKIDIVPFKFDSPSPDDLVLSGIAPSKLRPKADTDTILQLNIASNNKELSTEVKKELVAEGHPNSSVSLAKVKHDDLKDSGSSSKTRGNNGLTSNLSDMSISSKPHSVVTGKSDSATSSSKSKPQKTVQAPQTEDNFNQLNLAVVGHVDSGKSTLSGRLLHLLGQISHKEMHKYEKEAKQQGKGSFAYAWALDESAEERERGITMTVGVAYFKTKCYRVVLLDSPGHRDFVPNMISGATQADAAILVIDASVGAFEAGIDSTGGQTREHVQLIKSFGVDQIIIAVNKMDTVGYSKERFDAIKKQLGTFLRACKFKDTSVAWIPLSAMENQNLVTGPSESRMLSWFRGPCLLDAIDSLQPPQRDYSKPFLMPICDVRAQSQGQVSICGKLERGALQTGNKVLVMPFRAMATVRSLERDSQVCNTAKAGDSVTINLQGIDANQVMAGGVLCHPEFSVPVANHLELKVLILDNVNPILIGSQLEFLVHHAKEAARVVRILSLLDPKTGKETKKSPRCLLAKQNAVIEVGLQGMVCIDEHSNCKALGRVSLRSSGRTVALGLVTRVIGK